One genomic region from Candidatus Bathyarchaeia archaeon encodes:
- a CDS encoding KEOPS complex subunit Pcc1: protein MKAKAVIRLKLPSKRDLKIVYEALMPETAKPATTRSKADLKIENTFLVLAVEARDTVALRAALNAYLRWISAVCGVLSALEKLD from the coding sequence ATGAAGGCTAAAGCCGTTATTCGCCTAAAACTCCCCTCAAAAAGAGATTTGAAAATAGTTTATGAGGCACTTATGCCGGAAACTGCAAAACCAGCCACAACCCGCTCTAAAGCAGACTTAAAAATTGAAAACACTTTTCTGGTTTTGGCTGTTGAGGCGAGGGATACTGTGGCTTTGCGGGCAGCCCTAAACGCCTACTTAAGGTGGATTTCAGCCGTCTGTGGCGTTCTTTCCGCTTTGGAGAAACTGGACTAA
- a CDS encoding 50S ribosomal protein L37ae, whose product MGKRTKKVGPTRGLGPRYGATVRKRYIKIVTEMRKSHKCPQCGLPRVKRVSVGVWKCRKCGFTFTGGAYTPATKLGIVAKRVAKGAPVEEVEASTAAEEE is encoded by the coding sequence ATGGGGAAAAGAACAAAGAAGGTTGGTCCAACAAGAGGCTTGGGACCACGATACGGAGCCACTGTTAGAAAGCGCTACATAAAAATAGTTACTGAAATGAGGAAGAGCCACAAATGCCCCCAATGTGGGCTTCCAAGAGTTAAGCGTGTGAGCGTTGGTGTCTGGAAATGCAGAAAATGTGGTTTTACTTTCACTGGTGGCGCTTACACTCCAGCGACGAAGCTTGGCATAGTGGCTAAACGTGTTGCTAAAGGTGCTCCGGTAGAAGAGGTTGAGGCTTCAACAGCAGCGGAAGAAGAATAG
- the rrp42 gene encoding exosome complex protein Rrp42 yields MSTIVVRVKQKQIAQLIAKGKRLDGRGLNDYREIKVEQGIIERAEGSARVLLGKTEVMAGVKIETGEPFLDTPNEGVLTVNAELVPLASPTFEPGPPDENSIELARVVDRGIRESKAIELDKLCITPGKKVFVIFVDIYVLNHDGNLIDASSLAAMAALLNTKMFNYEVEGGEIKIKPGYTTLPVRRHPVSVTFAKINDKLVVDPWLEEEQIMDARLTITTDDDGNICAVQKGGSGYFTPKQVFEAVQIAREKAAEIRKKLGW; encoded by the coding sequence ATGTCAACAATAGTTGTCCGCGTTAAACAGAAGCAAATCGCGCAGTTAATCGCCAAGGGAAAGAGGCTTGACGGCAGAGGCCTAAATGATTATAGGGAGATAAAAGTGGAGCAAGGGATAATTGAAAGGGCTGAGGGCTCCGCTAGAGTTCTCCTTGGAAAAACAGAGGTTATGGCTGGGGTCAAAATTGAAACCGGAGAGCCGTTTCTAGACACGCCCAACGAGGGAGTACTAACTGTAAACGCTGAACTTGTGCCCTTGGCGTCGCCGACCTTTGAGCCTGGACCGCCAGATGAAAACTCAATAGAATTAGCAAGGGTTGTTGATCGAGGGATTAGGGAGTCTAAAGCCATTGAGCTGGATAAGCTCTGCATAACGCCGGGAAAGAAAGTCTTTGTAATATTTGTGGACATTTACGTGCTTAACCATGATGGAAACCTAATTGACGCATCATCATTAGCCGCGATGGCTGCACTTCTCAATACAAAGATGTTTAACTATGAGGTTGAAGGGGGCGAGATAAAAATTAAGCCCGGGTATACGACGCTTCCTGTTAGAAGGCATCCAGTATCGGTAACTTTTGCAAAGATAAATGACAAGCTTGTTGTGGACCCTTGGCTTGAAGAGGAACAAATCATGGATGCAAGACTGACCATCACGACAGATGATGACGGCAACATATGTGCTGTCCAGAAGGGCGGAAGCGGATACTTCACGCCCAAACAGGTGTTTGAGGCCGTCCAGATTGCCAGAGAAAAAGCCGCAGAAATTAGGAAAAAGTTAGGGTGGTGA
- the rrp41 gene encoding exosome complex exonuclease Rrp41 — protein sequence MSQKPEKLIDKKGLRLDGRKPDELRPIKIEVGVLSNADGSAYIEQGKNKILAAVYGPKELHPKHMALPDRMVLRCRYHMAPFSVQERKSPAPSRREIELSKVIREAIEPAIFVEYYPRTATDVFVEVLQADGSTRCTSITAASLALADAGIPMRDLVVACSAGKVEDTIVLDLMDVEDKVGSADVPVAYMPNLGVITLLQMDGILTPEEFEKAVNLAIEGCKKIYTMQKEALKAKYVSVKEVEE from the coding sequence ATGAGTCAAAAACCTGAAAAATTAATTGATAAAAAGGGTTTAAGACTTGATGGGAGAAAGCCTGACGAGCTTAGACCAATAAAAATTGAGGTTGGCGTCTTATCAAACGCTGATGGTTCGGCCTACATTGAACAGGGGAAAAACAAAATTTTAGCCGCAGTTTACGGTCCGAAAGAGCTGCATCCTAAACATATGGCTTTGCCGGACCGCATGGTTTTGAGGTGCCGCTATCATATGGCGCCTTTCTCTGTTCAGGAGCGCAAATCTCCAGCGCCCTCTAGGAGGGAGATAGAACTGTCGAAGGTTATTAGAGAGGCTATTGAGCCAGCCATCTTCGTTGAATATTACCCGCGCACAGCCACAGATGTTTTTGTTGAAGTGTTACAGGCGGATGGAAGCACAAGATGCACAAGCATAACGGCAGCTTCATTAGCATTGGCGGATGCTGGAATACCTATGCGCGACCTAGTTGTCGCATGCTCAGCTGGAAAAGTTGAGGACACGATAGTTTTGGATTTGATGGATGTTGAGGATAAAGTTGGCTCAGCGGATGTTCCAGTGGCCTATATGCCGAACTTAGGCGTTATAACACTTCTACAAATGGATGGGATCCTAACGCCAGAGGAGTTTGAGAAGGCTGTCAACCTCGCCATTGAAGGTTGCAAGAAAATCTACACCATGCAAAAGGAAGCCTTAAAAGCAAAATACGTCAGCGTTAAGGAGGTTGAAGAGTGA
- the rrp4 gene encoding exosome complex RNA-binding protein Rrp4 — protein MCFMPTFFERRQIVTPGDLLAEGDYIAGENTYKEDNRIYAARIGLVEYEDKRVSVVALRAFYIPRVGDTVIGTVVEVGFSGWTVDINAPYLAILRASDVLNRPFKPQKNDLTEVLDVGDLVVAKIVSYDRTHNPQLSVDEPGLGKITRGQIVKITPTKIPRVIGKKGSMISMIKQETGCHIILGHNGIILITGKNLEDEELAMMAIHKIEEESHTTGLTDRISQMIKKEKEKRGGS, from the coding sequence GTGTGTTTTATGCCGACATTTTTTGAAAGAAGACAGATTGTGACTCCCGGCGACCTGCTTGCTGAAGGCGACTACATAGCCGGCGAAAACACGTATAAAGAGGACAACAGAATTTATGCCGCAAGAATAGGGCTTGTGGAGTACGAGGATAAAAGGGTAAGTGTTGTTGCCCTAAGGGCCTTCTATATCCCAAGGGTAGGTGACACAGTTATAGGAACAGTGGTTGAGGTTGGATTCAGCGGATGGACCGTTGATATTAATGCGCCGTATCTAGCCATATTAAGGGCTTCAGATGTTCTTAATAGGCCATTCAAGCCTCAGAAAAACGATTTGACCGAAGTGCTGGACGTTGGAGACCTTGTTGTGGCAAAAATAGTCTCCTATGATAGAACTCACAATCCACAATTAAGCGTTGATGAGCCGGGACTTGGAAAAATTACCCGTGGGCAAATAGTGAAGATAACGCCTACGAAAATTCCCCGCGTCATTGGGAAGAAGGGTTCAATGATATCCATGATAAAGCAGGAGACTGGTTGCCACATAATTTTGGGTCATAATGGAATCATACTAATCACTGGAAAGAACTTGGAGGATGAGGAGTTGGCCATGATGGCAATCCACAAGATTGAGGAGGAATCCCACACAACCGGGTTAACGGACCGCATATCCCAGATGATTAAGAAGGAAAAAGAGAAGAGAGGAGGTAGTTAA
- a CDS encoding ribosome assembly factor SBDS, which yields MSEKYTVARITKDNEHFEVLVKPDKALDYRLGKISSITDVLVAETIFSDANKGTKVSEEAIRKAFGTTDPLKVADIIIKRGTLQLTTEQRRKMIEEKRRQIIAFISKQCVDPRTNLPHPPLRIEQAMEQIHYSIDPFKPTEEQAREVIKLLRQILPLKMEQVSVSVHIPAEYAARAYGTLKAFGTIKREEWRADGSWQGVLEMPAGLYGPFLEKIGEVTKGNAEAKVIS from the coding sequence ATGAGTGAAAAATATACTGTTGCACGTATTACAAAGGATAATGAGCACTTCGAGGTTCTCGTTAAGCCAGACAAGGCGCTTGACTACCGTCTGGGCAAAATATCCTCAATAACCGATGTCTTAGTTGCTGAAACAATATTTTCGGATGCAAACAAAGGCACAAAGGTCTCCGAAGAAGCAATACGCAAAGCCTTCGGAACAACAGACCCCCTTAAAGTGGCGGATATAATCATAAAAAGGGGTACATTACAACTCACAACAGAACAGCGCAGAAAAATGATTGAGGAAAAGCGGAGGCAAATAATAGCTTTCATATCGAAGCAGTGTGTAGACCCGCGGACGAATCTTCCGCACCCGCCACTGCGTATTGAGCAAGCCATGGAGCAAATCCATTATTCAATAGACCCATTCAAGCCCACGGAGGAGCAGGCAAGAGAGGTAATAAAGTTGCTGAGGCAGATTCTGCCACTAAAAATGGAGCAGGTGTCCGTCAGCGTGCACATACCAGCCGAATATGCGGCAAGAGCTTATGGGACTCTAAAAGCCTTTGGGACGATAAAACGTGAAGAATGGCGGGCTGACGGTTCATGGCAAGGGGTTCTTGAAATGCCCGCTGGCCTTTATGGGCCATTCCTCGAGAAGATTGGAGAGGTAACGAAGGGAAACGCTGAGGCGAAAGTAATATCCTAA
- the psmA gene encoding archaeal proteasome endopeptidase complex subunit alpha has protein sequence MSVFAAPGAYDRAITVFSPDGRLFQVEYAMELVNRGATILGIKCSEGVVLGAEETVEPLEETGSSWKIFKIDEHIGAAIVGLSSDARVLIDQARIYAQSNRLTYDEPIDVEVVTKRICDIQQLYTQHAGVRPFGVSLIFGGVDKTGNRLFITHPSGTYKGHKATAVGAGRETVMNILKEEYREDMSLEDAIKLAVKCLVKALETRQLPPRIKIAVIPSATKKMEMLSDEKVESYVKKFVSGK, from the coding sequence ATGTCGGTGTTTGCAGCTCCGGGGGCATATGACCGTGCCATAACCGTTTTCTCACCGGATGGTAGGCTTTTCCAAGTTGAGTATGCCATGGAACTTGTTAACCGTGGAGCAACTATTTTGGGGATAAAGTGTTCTGAAGGTGTTGTTTTGGGGGCTGAGGAAACCGTTGAGCCCCTTGAGGAAACTGGTTCTTCGTGGAAGATCTTCAAGATTGACGAGCATATTGGCGCAGCAATAGTTGGTTTAAGCTCAGACGCAAGAGTTTTAATAGACCAGGCGCGGATTTATGCACAGAGTAATAGGTTAACCTATGATGAACCAATAGACGTTGAAGTTGTAACTAAACGCATATGCGACATACAGCAGCTTTACACACAGCACGCTGGTGTCAGACCCTTCGGCGTTTCCTTAATATTTGGAGGGGTCGACAAAACTGGAAACCGCCTTTTTATAACGCATCCCAGCGGAACATATAAGGGACATAAAGCCACGGCCGTTGGCGCTGGAAGAGAAACAGTCATGAACATTTTGAAGGAAGAGTACCGCGAGGACATGAGCCTCGAAGATGCCATAAAACTTGCAGTTAAATGTTTGGTTAAGGCTCTTGAGACTAGGCAGCTTCCGCCAAGGATAAAGATTGCTGTTATTCCATCGGCGACAAAGAAGATGGAAATGCTCAGCGACGAGAAAGTCGAGAGTTATGTGAAGAAGTTTGTTTCAGGCAAGTGA